The Deltaproteobacteria bacterium genome window below encodes:
- a CDS encoding ABC transporter ATP-binding protein produces MSETATICFQAEGLTHRYGDRLALDHLSFEVMRGEVFGFLGPNGAGKSTAFHLLTGLLPLREGRIILNGKPVHPDEWSYRAKLGVVFQKPSVDIQLTARENLAFGAALYGIRGEQAGKRIAEVLEFMDLTGRAGGKVAEFSGGMRRRLEVARVLLHNPAVLVMDEPAQGLDQATLRRLWERIRRLCETTGLTVLLTTHHPEEAEYCDRLLVLDSGRCVAVETPAALKKQVSDDLIVIDGDGLEAAQAEIEAALSLKGRVSPEGLLIECPDAHKMVPRVVEAFPRGRFRSVGIRTPTLADVFARLTGHSLSEAGEGGD; encoded by the coding sequence ATGAGCGAAACCGCCACCATCTGTTTCCAGGCCGAGGGGCTGACCCACCGCTACGGCGACCGTCTGGCGCTCGATCACCTTTCGTTCGAGGTAATGCGCGGCGAGGTGTTCGGCTTTCTCGGCCCCAACGGCGCGGGAAAAAGCACGGCGTTCCACCTGCTCACGGGCCTTCTGCCGCTCCGGGAAGGCCGGATCATCCTGAACGGAAAACCCGTCCACCCCGATGAGTGGTCCTACCGGGCGAAACTGGGCGTCGTGTTTCAGAAGCCGTCGGTGGATATCCAGCTTACGGCGCGGGAAAACCTCGCCTTCGGCGCGGCGCTCTATGGCATCCGCGGCGAACAGGCAGGCAAGCGGATTGCCGAGGTGCTGGAGTTCATGGACCTCACCGGGCGGGCCGGCGGGAAGGTGGCCGAGTTTTCCGGCGGCATGCGCCGCCGCCTCGAAGTGGCCCGCGTGCTGCTGCACAACCCCGCCGTCCTCGTCATGGACGAGCCGGCGCAGGGCCTCGACCAGGCGACGCTGCGGCGGCTGTGGGAACGGATCCGCCGGCTGTGCGAGACGACCGGCCTCACGGTGCTGCTGACGACGCATCACCCGGAGGAGGCCGAATACTGCGACCGGCTTCTCGTTCTCGATTCGGGCCGGTGCGTGGCGGTGGAAACCCCGGCGGCGCTGAAGAAGCAGGTGTCGGACGATCTCATCGTCATTGACGGTGACGGCCTTGAGGCCGCGCAGGCGGAGATCGAGGCGGCGCTGTCGCTCAAGGGCCGGGTTTCGCCCGAAGGGCTGCTCATCGAATGCCCGGACGCGCACAAGATGGTGCCCCGCGTGGTGGAGGCGTTCCCGCGCGGCCGGTTCCGGTCGGTGGGAATCCGCACGCCGACGCTGGCCGACGTCTTTGCGCGGCTGACCGGACACAGCCTGTCGGAAGCCGGGGAGGGCGGGGACTGA
- the cyoE gene encoding heme o synthase yields the protein MDLKALVALTKPRILVTALGAVAVGAYIAPQAPGPGVLLGCLLGMGLVVGGANALNMYLERDIDARMERTRGRPLPARLLLPRTALYFGMGLAAAGIPVMTFGVNVLSGLLAALSLISYVLVYTPLKQKTSFALLVGSIPGAMPPLIGWTAATGRLELPGIVLFSIMFVWQVPHFLAISLFRSDEYARAGLVLMPHETGERKTRLQIVLWSAVLVPVSLLPFMLGVAGALYLLTAVGLGTAFFVWGLKGLKETQPPAWPRQLFALSLVYLVGIFAALVADSGGRL from the coding sequence ATGGACCTGAAGGCGCTCGTCGCGCTCACCAAGCCGCGCATCCTGGTGACGGCGCTGGGAGCGGTGGCCGTCGGTGCCTACATCGCCCCGCAGGCGCCTGGGCCCGGCGTGCTGCTTGGGTGCCTTCTCGGAATGGGACTCGTCGTGGGCGGGGCGAACGCGCTCAACATGTACCTGGAGCGGGACATCGACGCCCGCATGGAGCGGACCCGCGGGCGGCCCCTGCCGGCCCGCCTCCTGTTGCCCCGGACGGCGCTTTATTTCGGCATGGGCCTCGCAGCCGCCGGGATTCCCGTCATGACGTTCGGCGTGAATGTCCTGTCGGGCCTGCTCGCCGCGCTGTCGCTCATCTCCTATGTGCTGGTCTACACGCCGCTCAAGCAGAAGACCTCGTTCGCGCTTCTTGTGGGCAGCATTCCCGGTGCGATGCCGCCGCTCATCGGCTGGACGGCGGCGACGGGACGGCTCGAACTGCCGGGCATCGTGCTCTTTTCGATCATGTTCGTCTGGCAGGTACCGCACTTCCTGGCGATCTCGCTGTTCCGTTCCGACGAATACGCCCGCGCCGGCCTTGTGCTGATGCCGCACGAAACCGGCGAGCGGAAAACCCGGCTCCAGATCGTCCTGTGGTCGGCGGTGCTGGTGCCAGTGAGCCTGCTGCCGTTCATGCTGGGCGTGGCAGGGGCCCTCTATCTCCTGACGGCGGTGGGCCTTGGCACGGCGTTCTTCGTCTGGGGCCTCAAGGGACTGAAGGAAACCCAGCCGCCCGCCTGGCCCCGCCAGCTCTTTGCCCTCTCGCTCGTCTACCTCGTCGGGATTTTCGCGGCGCTCGTTGCAGACAGCGGGGGCCGCCTGTAA
- a CDS encoding heme A synthase: protein MATFFLLIVGGLVHGTGASLACPDWPTCHGTLMPEMTGLVFYEHGHRLVASAVGLMTLVLAGLIWTGFRENPALRWLGVTAAVLVILQGLLGAATVIWRLPPAVSTAHLGTAMVYFGLLVVIAFLTRPGRPVAGVPEGELHPFPAIRRWTAVSTAVVYVQIVLGAVVRHTNAGLACTGFPLCGETAWPAGAVWVHMGHRIGALLVIAAVVMLVLVIRREAPLHRAFRTLRVALLVMLAVQAGLGIASVFTRLELVTVTAHLAGGAALLALHVAAWMVSREANRFGTPLAAETVTGGARPSEAI from the coding sequence GTGGCGACCTTCTTTCTGCTGATCGTGGGCGGCCTTGTGCATGGCACGGGCGCCTCGCTCGCCTGCCCGGACTGGCCCACCTGCCACGGCACCCTGATGCCGGAGATGACGGGCCTCGTCTTCTATGAGCACGGGCACCGGCTCGTCGCCTCCGCCGTGGGACTGATGACGCTCGTCCTGGCCGGCCTCATCTGGACGGGATTCCGGGAAAACCCGGCCCTCCGGTGGCTCGGCGTCACGGCCGCCGTGCTGGTCATTCTTCAGGGCCTGCTCGGAGCGGCGACGGTGATCTGGCGGCTTCCGCCGGCCGTCTCGACCGCGCACCTGGGCACGGCGATGGTCTACTTCGGCCTGCTCGTCGTGATTGCCTTTCTCACCCGGCCGGGCCGCCCCGTCGCCGGCGTGCCGGAGGGCGAACTGCATCCGTTTCCGGCCATCCGCCGCTGGACGGCCGTCTCCACCGCCGTCGTCTACGTGCAGATCGTTCTCGGCGCGGTCGTCCGCCACACGAACGCGGGGCTCGCCTGCACCGGCTTTCCCCTGTGCGGCGAGACGGCCTGGCCTGCCGGAGCCGTCTGGGTCCACATGGGCCACCGGATTGGCGCGCTCCTTGTCATCGCCGCCGTGGTGATGCTCGTTCTCGTGATCCGCCGGGAGGCCCCCCTCCACCGTGCCTTCAGGACGCTGCGCGTGGCGCTGCTGGTGATGCTCGCGGTACAGGCGGGGCTCGGCATTGCGAGCGTCTTCACGCGGCTCGAACTGGTCACGGTGACAGCCCACCTTGCCGGCGGGGCGGCGCTGCTGGCGCTTCACGTCGCCGCCTGGATGGTGAGCCGCGAGGCAAACCGGTTCGGAACGCCGCTGGCGGCTGAAACGGTCACGGGAGGGGCACGGCCATCGGAAGCGATCTGA
- a CDS encoding SDR family oxidoreductase — MTASSASAASAAPQIDLTGQKVLVTGGSRGIGRGIALACARAGADVAVNYVKSAEAAAETVAEIQKLGRKATALQGDMSKPADVKRVFAGAKEFLGGLDAAAINAGIASKAVFVRETADEEIERVFAVDLLGAYYCAREAAAIFHEQKHGLIVMISSVLAQTRSAKMGPYAVAKAALEGLMTMLAREEAQARVRVNNILPGLVNTDMGLKVVKPMGFKEVSQLGPAFPLGRVCEPEDIGNLFAFLASPAGSYITGQSIMVEGGSTLVKGMF; from the coding sequence ATGACCGCTTCTTCCGCTTCGGCAGCCTCGGCCGCGCCACAGATTGACCTCACCGGACAGAAGGTGCTCGTCACCGGGGGTTCACGCGGCATCGGGCGCGGCATCGCGCTGGCCTGCGCCCGCGCCGGAGCCGACGTGGCGGTGAACTACGTGAAAAGCGCCGAGGCCGCGGCGGAGACAGTGGCCGAAATCCAGAAGCTCGGCCGCAAGGCGACGGCCCTCCAGGGGGACATGTCGAAACCGGCCGACGTCAAGCGCGTCTTCGCCGGGGCAAAAGAGTTCCTGGGCGGGCTGGACGCGGCCGCCATCAACGCGGGCATCGCCTCCAAGGCGGTGTTCGTGCGCGAGACGGCCGACGAGGAGATCGAGCGGGTGTTCGCCGTGGACCTGCTCGGCGCGTATTACTGCGCCCGCGAGGCGGCGGCGATCTTCCACGAGCAGAAGCACGGCCTTATCGTGATGATCTCCAGCGTGCTGGCTCAGACCCGCAGCGCCAAGATGGGCCCCTACGCCGTCGCCAAGGCGGCCCTCGAAGGGCTGATGACCATGCTGGCCCGCGAGGAGGCCCAGGCCCGCGTCCGCGTGAACAATATCCTGCCGGGGCTGGTCAATACCGACATGGGCCTCAAGGTGGTCAAGCCGATGGGGTTCAAGGAAGTGAGCCAGCTGGGGCCGGCCTTTCCGCTGGGCCGCGTCTGCGAACCCGAGGATATCGGCAACCTGTTCGCTTTCCTCGCTTCTCCCGCCGGTTCCTACATTACCGGCCAGTCGATCATGGTCGAGGGTGGCTCGACGCTGGTGAAAGGGATGTTCTAG